The following are encoded together in the Trachemys scripta elegans isolate TJP31775 chromosome 7, CAS_Tse_1.0, whole genome shotgun sequence genome:
- the PRAP1 gene encoding proline-rich acidic protein 1 — protein MPAKRLLLLHRQPPCPSWEQRELSTRRSGPVISSWTLDGLHSKRQEVAAAHQPQPPEFSARAAVGRTDMAWLLVGIGLAVLLQVDSTSQVLKEGKEMEGSLEQDIKKQIILGIRAIEPPEDEEQTVDIDPGMRLLSSDAQGGRAPRSAGDPPAPLGAKSAAVPEEDRDHIYHPPDAALEEEGPVQIVALYAEAVSGPEEDRDHLYHG, from the exons ATGCCTGCGAAGAGGCTTCTGCTTCTGCACCGCCAGCCCCCATGCCCTTCCTGGGAGCAAAGGGAGCTCAGCACTCGCAGATCAGGGCCTGTAATCAGCTCCTGGACTCTGGACGGTCTGCACAGTAAAAGGCAGGAAGTGGCCGCCGCACATCAGCCCCAGCCACCGGAGTTCTCTGCCCGTGCTGCTGTAGGGAGAACAGACATGGCCTG GCTCCTCGTTGGCATCGGCTTGGCTGTTCTTCTGCAAGTCGACAGCACATCCCAG GTTCTGAAAGAAGGCAAAGAAATGGAGGGTTCCTTGGAACAGGACATTAAGAAGCAAAT TATTCTGGGCATAAGAGCTATTGAGCCACCCGAGGATGAAGAACAAACAGTGGATATTGATCCCGGAATGAGGCTGTTGTCTAGTGACGCACAAGGCGGAAGAG CGCCCAGGAGTGCTGGAGACCCGCCAGCCCCACTGGGTGCCAAGTCTGCAGCGGTGCCGGAGGAAGACCGAGACCACATCTACCACCCCCCAGATGCTGCTCTGGAAGAGGAAGGCCCTGTGCAGATAGTGGCACTGTATGCTGAAGCCGTCAGTGGCCCAGAAGAAGACAGAGACCATCTCTACCATGGCTAG